A stretch of DNA from Methanogenium sp. S4BF:
AACTACGCTGGCTCAGACTATTGTGTCTTACCTTCTTGAATCCGGACATCAGGTATGTACAATGGAGAATCCCCGTGATCTTCAGGTACCTGATTCAGTCACACAGTTTTCCGCACTTGATGGAAGCATGAAGAAGACCGGGGAGGTGCTTATACTCATACGGCCGGATCATGTTATATTTGATGAAATTCGAGTGGAGGAGGATTTTCAGGCATATGCAGATATGCGCCTTGCAGGAGTCGGTGCCATTGGGGTTGTCCATTCCCAGACCCCCTGCGATGCCCTGCAGCGGTTTGTTAACAGGGTTGATTTCAGTACCACAGCAAATGCAGTCGATACCCTGATCTTCGTTGATGAAAAAGCGAATATTTCTGTTTACGGAATGAATCTGGTTGTTGGAAAGCCAACAGGAATGCAGGATCTTTCTCACAATTCTCCAATAATCCGACTTTCACGCTGCACAGATGGTGTTTCCATATGTGATGTGTTCTGCTATGAAGGGCAGGTAATTGTTTTGCCTGCAGAGATACATGAAGTGACCACTGTTTCTCCACCTAAAAAAGAACACCCTGCTGTAAAGGAGATGCCAAATAGCGCTCCGGAGGAGAAAGGGGGAGTGATGCCGGAAGAGGAAAATCTTGCGTGGAAGTTGTCAGGACGTGAAATAAAGCAGGAAATTGGTCGTTTTACCGATGGACCCATCGAAGTAAAAATGATTTCTGATAATAAGGCTGTTGTTTATATCGATGACAGGGATGTGCCGGCTGCAATTGGGAAAGGGGGTAAGAATGTTGCAGGCATTGTCAATAAACTGAGTATTGGTATCGATATTAAGCCGCTTTCTGAATTCGGACCGGTAACTGATGAAGTTTCCGAGGAAGGAAGGCCATCAGGAGAAGGTCTTGCTTCGAATGGCCAGTCAATTGACCTTAATGTCGACAAAAAGAATCTTACCGTGAGATCCCCGGAAAACAGCGGAAGAATCGTTGATGTATTTGGTGGAAAAGAATACCTTTTCACAGCAACGGTGAATGATAATGGTGAAATTATCATCTCAAAGACCAGTGGAATTGCACAGGACATGCTGCGCCGGTATAAGGAGGGTGAGTCAATTCGCCTTAAGCCGGTAGGAAACTAACTTTATTTTTGGGAACAATATTTCAGGGATTACCTTTCAGAGTGGGGCGATATACGTGCAATCATTTGATATGAAAAACTTTGAAGAAAAATATGGGAAAATCTGGCGGTCACAGTTTGAATCAGACCCCGGTACGAGTGATAAATTCTACCTGAACGTTGCATATCCCTATCCGTCCGGTGCAATGCATGTAGGACATGGGAGAACATACATTGTGCCAGATGTTATCGGGCGCTTCTGGAGAATGAAAGGGTGCCAGGTGCTGTATCCGATGGCATTTCATGTTACCGGCACTCCTGTTATCGGTATATCACGCAGGATTGCCGCAGGAGATGAGAAGACAATCAGACTCTATTCTGATCTCTACCGTGTACCGCAGAAGACGCTGGATACATTTATAGAGCCGATGGCAATCGTCCATCATTTCAGTCAGGAATATGAGCGGGTAATGAGCCGGTGTGGTCTTTCCATTGACTGGAGAAGGCGGTTTACTACCGTTGACCCGACATACTCCAAATTTATTGAATGGCAGTATCTTCATCTGCATGACCAAAACAGGGTGGTGCGGGGTGCCCATCCGGTAAAATATTGTATGGGATGCGACAATCCTGTCGGTGATCATGACCTCCTCGAAGGAGAACATGCAGAGATTGTCAAGTACGTGCTGGTTATGTTCAGCTGGAATGAGTATATCATTCCCTGTGCCACCCTCAGGCCTGAGACGACCTATGGTGTGACAAATCTCTGGGTGAACCCTGATGTCATGTACCGGAAGGTTCGTGTCGATGGCCAGAAATGGATTCTCTCCCCTGAGGCAACAGAAAAGATCCGTCTGCAGGATCACGATGTAATCGTGGATGGAGATATCTCCGGTGCAGATCTGGTTGATCAGACGGCGTTTAATCCTCTTAGTGGGGATGTGCAGATTTTACCGGCGGGCTTTGTCGATCCTGATATGGCAACAGGCATTGTGATGAGTGTACCGGCTCATGCACCATTTGACTATATTGCGCTCCGCGACCTTCAGCAGCAGGGAAAATACCTGAATATTACTCCGGTGCCTCTGATTACTGTCGAAGGGTATGGCAGATGCCCTGCCCAGGATGCGGTTGAGCGGGCAGGTATCAGCAACCAGAATGATCCGGCCATGGAAGTCCTGACACAGGAAGTGTATAATGCAGAACACTCAAAAGGACGGATGCTTCCGGAATATGGTGGAAAACCGGTAAAAGAAGCGCGTGACGAGATTTCTGAACTTATGCTTGAGCGCTACGGCTCTGCAGTGATGTTTGAGTTTGACAACAGGAATGTCATCTGCCGTTGTGGAACACGGGTGTATGTCAGGATTTTGCACGACCAGTGGTTCCTGAAATACAGCGACCCGGAATGGAAGGAGAATGTTCATAGTGATCTGGAATCTGTGACATTAGTGCCTCCTGAAGTCAGGGCAGAATTTTCCCGCACTATTGACTGGCTCAACGACTGGGCATGTACACGGAGAATTGGGCTGGGGACCAAAGTGCCATGGGATAAAGACTGGCTGGTTGAACCGCTGTCTGATTCTACCATGTATATGTCATACTATACCATATCCCACAAAATCCGGAACATTGAACCTGGGCTGCTCACCCCGGATGTCTTTGATTATATCTTCCTTGGTCAGGGAGATCCCCAAAGCGTTCCCCGGGAAATTCTTGATGAGCTCAGGCAGGAATTCCTGTACTGGTATCCGTATGACTTCCGTTTCTCAGCAAAGGATCTCATCTCCAATCACCTGACATTCCAGCTGTTCCACCATGACGCCCTTTTCCCTCCTGAACTGCGGCCGCAGGGTATGGTTATCTTTGGAATGGGTCTCTTGGAAGGAGCCAAGATGTCTTCATCCAAGGGAAATGTGATTCTTCTTGAGGATGCCCTTGACGAATTCGGTGCCGACACAGTCCGGATGTTCCTTGTAGGCAGTGCCGAACCGTGGCAGGACTTTGACTGGAGGAATGAACTGGTATCTTCTGTCCGTAAACAGATAGAACGGTTCTGGAACACCATCAACGATGGCATTCAGTCTGAAGACACCTACGATATTGATGCCTGGGTCCTTTCACGAATGCAGAAGCATATTGAGATGACAACAAATGCCCTTGAATCCTTCCAGACCCGTCAGGCGCTGCAGGAGGCCTACTTCAGCATTGAATCGGATCTGAAATGGTACCGTCGCCGTCTTCCGGAGGGAATCCGCAGTTCAGCGGTTATCAATACCATCGCACCGGTATGGGTTCGGCTGCTTGCACCATTTATCCCTTACACCTGTGAAGAACTCTGGACTATGGTTGGTTCAGGTGAACCGGTTGGGTTTGCGTCCTGGCCACAGCCTGACTCTTCCCTTGTCAACACAGGCCTTGAACTGTCAGAAGAACTTCTGTCCCGGACAGTGGAGGATATTGAATCCATTATACGCCTGATTCAGATCGAGACAGAATCAATCACTCTCTATGTGGCCCCTGAATGGAAGTGGGATATCTTCCGTATCATCGCCTCCGCATCTGACCGTAAGAAGGTGATGGGCGAGATTATGAAGAATGATGAGATGAAGAGCCGCGGGAAGGAGGCAACAGATGCCGCAAAACAGATCACAAACCAGATACACCGCTTCCCACCTGAACTGGTGTCTTCGATTGCTGCGAACAAGCTGGACGAACTGGCTGTATTTAATGAAGTGAGGGACTTCCTGCAGCGTGAGTTTGGTGTCTCAGTCTCAGTTATCAATGCTGAAGAGAGTTCTCATCCCAAGGCACGGGCAGCACTGCCATTCAAACCGGCAATAGTTGTTCAGTAAAAGGGAATAAAAATTATTCTGCTTTTTTTGCAGCTTTTTCTGCATTCTTTTTCCGTTCTTTTGTGTTATAGCCGGTGACATGCTCCAGATACTGCCGGAATCTTCTGTTTGTATCAAGGACCATTTCATTTGCCTCGTCTTCACTGAGACGATCAAATATCGACATGTCTGAATCCGAATCTACAATCAGGGTTTTTCCTTTCTCACCGGTATATACTTCAAAACGTTTGAATGATCCATACGAGATGAGGTAGTGCCCCTCATTTTCCTCTGCTGTCTCACCAAAGAATTCTGTAAGGCCATCTACCATTCTTGTCGCAAATTCTTTGGTATATCCCCTTTTAATTGGATATTCCTGCATACCAGATGTATTGACGTCAGATATTATGATTGTTGGTCTTGACTCTATAGATAATCAGGCATCTGAAATCTCCTCATACTGAAATCCTTTTTTATACTTGTGCCAACTCATTACCAGTATAGAGGTATCAAGGACTGTGATGGAGATGGATGACATAAGAATTAAATCCCGTGACCCTGAAGGGGAGAACCTCGTTGTATTGCTGGGGTTCCCCGGCAGTGGGCTTGTCGGGAGTATAGCACTTGCCCATATGATCGATGAGTTGAAGTTTGACCATATTGGGAATATCACCAGCAAATATTTTCCGCCGCTTGCAATGATGGTTGACGGGATTGTCAACGCCCCGATGCGGATATTTCAGAAAGACCAGTATATTCTTATCATTTCTGATGTTCCCATTCATCCAATGATCTGTTATGAAGTGGGGAATGGCATCCTGGAATGGCTCTCTGCGTTTCCGGTAAGTAAAGTGGTGGTTGTAGCAGGGATTGTCACAAATGACGTTGAAAAACGGGTTTTCGGGGTTGCAACCGAGAAAACTGGACTTGAAATGATCAGTGACAAAACAGAGATTCTCCCCATGGGAAGCATCACCGGAATTGCAGGGACTGTTCTTACTGAGTGTAAGGTAAACGGCACACTGGCAATCGGACTTATGGGGGAATCGGTGAATGCCCCGGATCCCCGGGCTGCAGCATCCGTAATGACTGTTCTGAATGAACTGTTTGGATTTGGTGTGAGTATTGATCCACTGATTGAACAGGCAACTGAAATTGAGGCATCGTTGCAGCAGATGGCAGAACAGGTTGAACAGGCTGAACAGCAACCGGTGAAGAAAGAACACCTTCCGATGTACGGGTGATGATGATGGATTGTACGCTTAAGTGTATTGCACTCACCGGGATTGGGCCACATGTCATTGAAGAACTGAAGAAAGGGAAGCCACGCACGCTGGAGCTTCAGAGCGCACACAACCTGATCTCTCTAACGGTGGTATCACCTGGCGATGTTGTGTTGCTGACACCGGTAGATCTGGATGACTTTACTGCCGGAGACCGGGGAATTATAGTGCAGGTGATCTCTTTGACGATCAATATGAAACGGCTGGTAGAATACGCGGCTCCCTATCATTATGAAGAACGTGAACGGATGTCTGCGCGGATTCAGGTGCGATATCTGAATGGTGCGATGGCAAAGTCCGTGGAAGGCACCGGATGGGGAGAACCCACCTATGTGGAAGTAATTCGCCCGTCTCATTATCGTGCAGGATGATATCTCATCCATTCATTTTATCATCCATAAAAGCAACCTTATAACGCAGAATCTGTTGGATCTGTGGCTTAGCCAGGATATAGCGCCGGGCTTCTAACCCGGACGTCGGGGGTTCGAATCCCTCCAGGTCCGTTTATTCTTTTATCTTATTTTAGCAGAATCAGACATCGTCCATTATATGGATCCGGGTGATGTTCGGTGCCGCATGTGAAATTGTTTTGGATGGTCGTTTTATCGCAGTGACTGTTGTGTGTATTTCGTGATCATTTTATGATATAGGGTCCATGCAGGCTCCGACCCTTCTGGTGTTTATCATAATGCAGTGCTGGACATTTCTGTATGCTGTACCAGTGAACCCATTGTTCATTCGCTTCTCTTCACGTATATCCTGAAGAGAGGGCTGGCACAGGTGTTCAGTCAACTTTCATGACGACAATGATGTATTGATTTCAAACAACAGCGACCGCGGCGTCAGGCTCTGTAGCTTTGATTGGAATTCACGAAGTTAATTATAACATACGTGTCTGGTCGAAAATATCAGAAGGTCCGGAAACTGAATTGTTTCTTCCCGGGATGCGAGCGACTGGATACTATTTTCCTGAAGAACAGGGTGGCCAGGGAAGGTACTAAAAATGAGTATGTCACAAAAAAAATTAAAGGATTTTTGTGCCGGGCTCTACGTCATCGTTTGGAATCAGGAGTGATGCAGTATCCCCTGCTGCAAGAATCATCCCATCGCTCTCTACGCCAAAGAGTTTTGCTTTCTTCAGGTTTGTCACCACAACAACGGATTTTCCTGCCAGTTCTTCAGGAGTGTAATACTGGGCAATTCCACTGACTATCTGGCGTTCTTCATCTCCAAGGGTTACCTGGATTTTGAGCAGTTTCTTCGACCCCTCAATTTTTTCTGCCGAGAGAATCTTTGCAACCTTTAGTTCAACCCGTGCAAATTCATCTATGCTGATCCGTTCGTCTGTCTGAACTTCTGTATTCTGATTCTCTGTATTTTCTTTCATTTCTGCTTCCTGAATCCTTTTTGTCATAATTTCTTCGAGTGTGTTCAGTGTGTCATCTTCAATTTTTGCAAATAGAATGGACGGTTTTGGAAGATTATTGTGTGCAAATCCTTCTGTTGCTTCTGTGATGGTGTGCGCTGCAACACTGTCGGTATATCCCAGCATCTCCCATGCTTTCTGTGATTCTTCCGGAAGGAGTGAATCAAAGAGCAATGTGCATGCCTTTGCAATCTGCATACAATTAAGGATCACCGATTCTGCTGCCTGACGGTCTTCTTTTATCAGTTTCCATGGTGCATTATTCTGAATATATGAGTTGCCATACCCGGCGAGTGCCATCATCTCATCGATTGCGTTCTTGAACTCATAGCGTTCCATCTCAGTATTGACACTGTCGAGTGTTGTCTGAATTCTCTCACAGATTTCAGCATCCGGTTTTCCTTCAGGAATGCCTCCCAGTTTGTTTGCAGCAAAATGGAGTGTCCGGTACAGGAAATTGCCCAGGGTATCTACCAGTTCGTTGTTGATCCTTTCCTGGAATATCTTCCATGAGAAGTTGAGTTCTTTGGTATGTGATGTATAGGCAAGCAGATAATACCGGAGATAATCTGCAGGAAGCCCCTGATCCAGATAATCATCGTTTGTCCAGATTACATAACCGCGTGACTTGGAGAAGGTCTTGTCATTGATTTTAACCATGCCGCTTGCGACCACTGCATCTGGTGTTGCATACCCTGCACCTTTCAGAATTGCGGGCCAGAAGACACAGTGGTGATATATGATATCCTGTCCGATAAAATGGACGATTGGCTGACTGCCGCGCCAGAATTGTTCCCAATTGCCATTGTTCTCCTTTGCCCATTCTTCGGTGAATGCCATGTATCCGATTGGTGCATCAACCCAGACATAAACAACCAGATCCTCATTGCCGGGAAATTTCACTCCCCAGTTCAGTGTTCGTGTGATGCACCAGTCATGCAGTCCTTCTTTGAGCCACCCGATTGCATAATTCCGTGCATTCGTTGTACCACCCAAATCCGGAAGGTAATCCTGCAGAAATTCGCTGAAATCACCGAGCCTGAAGAAATAATGCTCCTGATCTCTGAGTTCTGCATTTCCTCCGCAGACTTTGCAGACGGGCTCCGTGATCTCACCCGGCTCCAGGTGTTTCCCGCATCCCTGATCGCATTCATCTCCACGCGCATGGGCGCCACAGTGCGGGCAGATTCCTTCTACATACCTGTCCGGGAGAAACATACTGCATTTGGGGCAGTAACTCTGGCTTATTGTTTTTTGATAGACATGCCCATTGTCGATGAGTGACTGTACAATTTTCCGCGTCCGCTGGTGATTTGTGGGATCATCTGTCATGCCAAACCGGTCGAAAAAGACATTCATCCGTTTAAATGTCGAATCAAAGTGGTTATGGTATATCTCTGATATTTCACGGGGGGTCTTGCCGCTTTGGTCAGCGGAGATAACGATGGGAGTCCCATGATTATCTGAACCACAGATAAAGAGAACCTCTTTTCCAGAATGGCGAAGATGGCGGACATAGAAGTCGGCAGGGACATATGTACGCAGGTGCCCGATATGGCAGTGCCCGTTGGTGTACGGAAGTCCGCAGGTTACCAGCAGAGGTGAATCACTCATGCCTAATTTTTTTGCATTTGATGGTATAAATACATAATATCAATGAATAAGCGCAGAAATCTCCCGGTCTGGTCTTTTGGTGGGGAAGAGCCTGATCCGGATGTACCCACTCTTGCAGCCTGGGCAGGCAGGCAAAAAGACGTGGACTGTGATCTCCTGTCATTTAAGATAGAGCGCTCACTGGGGGACCAGAAAGGGATTGATCGCCTGGCCTATGGGGGGATGTTCTACAAAGACAGGGTGTATGATTCTCTTGGAGGTATCCGTTCGGGATTTCTGTGCGAAGAGCCATGGGTGCGCCCTGAATCACTTCGTGCTGATGCTTCGCGCGCAGTTGCATTCTCCCGAAAGGTCTGGGCAGTCCTGCCTTCCCCAGCGCAGCTGAAGATTGAAGACGGGATATTCCATGACCGTGAGGAATATGAGAGTGTTCTCTGCAGTTTGTATGGGCTCATGATGCGTGAGATCCGTGATGCAGGGGTATATGGAACCATTCTTGTTGGTGAACAGTTCTCCACGATTGAGCGTGAAATGCTTCCCGGGAGGCGGGTATTTCTCCACTCTCTTTCAGGGAGTTCCCGGGCAGTCTCAGGTATTCTTGAAGTCCAGAGTTCTCTGTCTCTTCCTGCCCACCGCCTCCCTGTCATTCCGGACTTGCTTGATGAGTATGAGATACGATCATTAAGTGTGATTGATGGAACAGAAAAGGATTTTTCGGGCCTTCTTACTTATTTCGATGCAGATGATCTTACCGCAGGCGGACTTTCGCCCGGTGGTGGGAAAAATTACTGGGAAGGCATATCCTCACACGCCTTTGTTTTGGTGTGAGATTCTGCCTCTCAGAGTATGTCCAGCATATTCCGGCCTGACTGTGTCATTCCCGGAACTGCCACCTTTCTCTCAATGAGCATTACGGCAATTGTTGTAATGGTCACGAGAATCAGGTACCCAATCCCGACAATCATGAATACTTCTGTAAATTCAAAGTATTTTGTTGCGACCATTTTTCCTGCTCCTGTCAGTTCAATAACGGTGAGCATGTAGGCAAGGGATGAATATTTGATGAGATAAATAAATTCATTTGAAAGTCCGGGAATAGCCCGTATGAGTGCCTGAGGGAGAATAATGTGGCGGACTGCCTGCATTCTGGTCATCCCAAGGGCCTGTGCCGCAATAATCTGTCCTTCTTTAACAGAACTGATTGCTCCCCTGATATATTCAGAGTTATAGGCACCATTGCACATAATGAATCCTACAAGGGATGCGACAAATGCTGAAAGAGTAATCCCTATCGAAGGCAATCCGAAGTAAAGGATGAAGAGCATCAGAAGGAGTGGTGTTCCCTTGATGAATGCGACCGCACCCTTGCAGAGAAGGGAAATGGGTTTTGACCCATAGGTCCGACCGATAGCGACAAGAATTCCAAGAATCAGTCCAAAGGGCGCGGTAAGCAGGATCAGTTTAAGCGTGACTACCAACCCTTCCAGCAGAACCGGGAGGAGTATCTGGAATAAAAATTCAGATTGATCCATCGCTTTAATCTCCGTTTATACTGTCAAACTGGCCGATGAAATTCTTGCAACGCTCAAATTTCGAGTCACTCATGAGTTCTTCCGGTGATCCCTGTTCTTTGATTTCACCGTGCTCCATGAACATGATACGGTTTGCGACAGAACATGCAAATCCCATCTCATGGGTTACCACAAGCATCGTCATCCCTGCGAGAGCCAGTTTCTTCATCACTTCAAGGACTTCCCTCGTTAACTCCGGGTCCAGCGCTGAGGTCGGTTCATCAAAGAGGATCACATCAGGGTCCATTGCAAGTGCACGGGCAATTGATACCCGCTGTGCCTGACCTCCGGAGAGTTCTGCCGGGTAGTGCTCTGCCCACTCCTCCATGCCCACCTGTCTGAGTTCTTTGAGTGCTTTTTCTCTGGCCTCTTTTGGTTTCATCCCCTTGACTTTGATGAGAGCGATTTCTACATTTCGCACCGCTGTCAGGTGATCAAAGAGGAAAAAATTCTGGAAGACCATTCCGATTCTCTGCCTGAAATGATTAATTTGTTTGCCTGAATTGGTGACTTCCTCATCTCCAAGCCAAACAGAACCCTGGTCCGGCTGGGTCAGCAGGTTGATGCAGCGCAGAAGAGTACTTTTTCCTGTACCGGATGGACCGATGAAACAGATGGTCTCTCCTTTTGTCACATCAAACGAGACTCCTTTTAGCACCTCAAGTTCTCCAAAGGATTTGTGTATATTTTCAACTCTGAGTATTCTCTCTTTGTTCTCCATATTATGCAGCTCCTGTTCCAAATCCGGGGATTTCTATCTTCTTTTCTATCAGATGTATGACTTTCATTCCTGCATAATTTAGGAGAATGAATATTCCGGCGCAGGTGAGATATATTGGCATGGTTATGTAGGTCTGAGAGACGATCTGTGATGTTCGTGTCATGAGCTCCATAACGCCGATGGCGTAACAGACTGCAGAATCGGTAAGGATATTGGGATACTCATTTGACCACCCCGGAAGTGCAACACGTACGGCCTGTGGAAGTATGACATTTCTGATGCTCTGGAGTTTTGTCATTCCAACAGAACGTGCTGCAATCATCTGCCCCTCACTCACTGACTGTATTGCCCCGCGGAATATCTGTGACTGATAGGCTGCACCTCTCAGCCCCAGTACAGTGGCACCAACGAAGAATGCGGGGATGTCCATCCCGAGTCCTGGAAAAATACCGAAATAGAAGAGGAATAACAAAACAAGGACAGGGAGGCCACGAAAGAACCACACATAAATGCCTATTAAAAAGCGAACCGGACGTTTGCCATATACCTGTCCAACTGCCATTGGCAGACCAAAAACCACACCTAAGAGGAGCGCAGATGCGACAAGACCGAGGGTGGCAAAAATTCCCCCAATGAGGTATGGGAACCATTCTATGATAACTGCTGAGAAATCCATTAACAACACTTGAAATCCCGTTTATCCCGAAACATATCTGTGTTATGCACGTACATAGCACAACATGTATCTACAGGATAGTGTGTGGTAGTATGCAATAGAAGTTGTGGAGTTAGTTTCTCCACCATTTCTTCACTTATTCGGTCATTTCGTACTTTGTTTTCAGCTCTTCCCAGTAGGGATCGGCCATGAGTGCGGTGATGCCCTCATTTATCTGGTTTAAGAGTTCGACGTCATCCTTACGGATGGCCACACCGTACTCTTCGCCGGTGTTAATCTCACCGACAATGACAATTGGCTTCCCGGCAATTGCATCGAGCATGGGGGGTTTGTCATAGATTGCCGCATCTAACCGTTTGTTTTTCAGGTCTTCTGATACCAGTGGGAAATTGTCATAGGTCTTCAGGTTTTCCTTTGGCATGAGGCCTGTGTCGATGAGGTTCTCTTCAACCCAGATCTGTCCGGTGGTGCCGCGCTGTGCACCAATAACAAGTGTACCGGCCTTGAAGTCATCGAGTGTGTATCCTGAGTCTTCATGCACTGCAACGGACTGGTTTACCACCCAGTACGGGATGGAGAAATTGACTTTTTCTTTCCGCTCGTCAGTGATGGTCATTCCGGCGTAGACCATGTCAATCTTGCCGTTCATGAGTGCAGGAATGATACCGTCCCACGCCATTGGCTGAATTTTTACGTCAAAACCCTGCTTTTCTGCAATCCACTTAACGGATTCGACATCAAATCCCTGGGCATTTCCTTCAGAGTCAATGTAACTGTATGGGGGATACTCTCCGTCGATACCAACAATGTACAGGGTTTTTTCCGGTACATCGCTCTGCACTGGTGCAGATGTTGCTTCAGATGAAGTGCAGCCGGCAAATGCGACTGTCACTGCCATGATGAGAACAAGAACCAATCCCAATCCTTTGTGATTCATCAGACCTTTTTTTGCAGAGATATTAATTATATCTTATGAATTGTATCTTCGGGGAGAAAAGGGGGAAATATATCACTATATGTCAGACAGTATCTGCAACCTGAACCAGTTCATCGAAGCATCGTGCTTTTTTCAGGAAAAGAAGTGATACCTTATCTTTCAGAGTTAATGTGAATGTGCCACCTGCTGCAGGGGGATGTCCACCACCGGAAAATTTCCGTGCAATGAGATGGCTGATGGGAACTGCTGAACGTATGGAAAATCTGCCATTTGTCCCATATATCACTTCAATATCGGTGTTATAGAGGGCTCGTATCTCGTGGGCAGTCTCACTCGGGTATCCAAAGAGTGGGGCAAATGCAATTCTGTACCGTGACTCAATTATTTTCATCCGTCTGATGCTCTTTTTTATTGCATCCTGACGTTCTTTTTCAATAGTCCGGTATTCTTCATTAATCCAGGCATCGGTGATAATCCCTTCTGCCAGACGATCGCGGACTGGATTCAGATTGACTCTTTTTGTGCAGATCTGACCCAGCATTTTTGAGCGTGGATCAGCGTTCCTCCAGAGATCATAATCACAGACAACCCGGACGACTTCTTCAGCTGTCTTATCACCAGGCAGAAGATCTCCTGAGCATATCGCCGCTGCGCACCGTGTCGTATCTACGATGCAGGTTGCGCCGGTCTTCTTAACGGAAAGAAGCTCCTCGTCTGTCCATCGATGGTGGTCACGCCAACAGACTTCCCACCCGTTCTTTATGGCTGCTCTCACCATTTTATCTGCATCTTTACAGTAGCCAAGATCGGAGATGCTGAGGAGGTGACCTTTCCCCGGTAGTGCACCGATGTCACGCAGGAATGATGGAAATGAACCGACTGATGACCATATGGTAAATATGGTGCCATATTTCATCCGGTGCACTGCATCACACCCTGCTGCATCAAGATCATTGTGTGAGAGGTGAACAATCTCTGTTTTACGTTCAGAAACTGCTTTCAGCAGATTATCTCTCTTTGAGTTTGAATTTCCCTTTTTCTCCCCCATGATATCGATATAGTTTGGGGGTGGGGGGATAAATATCCTGAGGAGTCTGCTAAGAATCAAATAGAATGATTTATCTCCATGTATGTTCTACACTAATCCTCAAGCCTTAGTAGCTCAGACTGGGAGAGCGCCAGACTGAAGATCTGGTTGTCGCCGGTTCAAATCCGGCCTGAGGCACTTCTTTTATGGTTTATTTTAAATAGACGTCAGTTTATTTCCAGTCCCTTTTTGCCTTTCGTACATTCGGAATACGTTGAAACAAGATTGCCTCACCTGTCAACAATCTA
This window harbors:
- the metG gene encoding methionine--tRNA ligase; amino-acid sequence: MSDSPLLVTCGLPYTNGHCHIGHLRTYVPADFYVRHLRHSGKEVLFICGSDNHGTPIVISADQSGKTPREISEIYHNHFDSTFKRMNVFFDRFGMTDDPTNHQRTRKIVQSLIDNGHVYQKTISQSYCPKCSMFLPDRYVEGICPHCGAHARGDECDQGCGKHLEPGEITEPVCKVCGGNAELRDQEHYFFRLGDFSEFLQDYLPDLGGTTNARNYAIGWLKEGLHDWCITRTLNWGVKFPGNEDLVVYVWVDAPIGYMAFTEEWAKENNGNWEQFWRGSQPIVHFIGQDIIYHHCVFWPAILKGAGYATPDAVVASGMVKINDKTFSKSRGYVIWTNDDYLDQGLPADYLRYYLLAYTSHTKELNFSWKIFQERINNELVDTLGNFLYRTLHFAANKLGGIPEGKPDAEICERIQTTLDSVNTEMERYEFKNAIDEMMALAGYGNSYIQNNAPWKLIKEDRQAAESVILNCMQIAKACTLLFDSLLPEESQKAWEMLGYTDSVAAHTITEATEGFAHNNLPKPSILFAKIEDDTLNTLEEIMTKRIQEAEMKENTENQNTEVQTDERISIDEFARVELKVAKILSAEKIEGSKKLLKIQVTLGDEERQIVSGIAQYYTPEELAGKSVVVVTNLKKAKLFGVESDGMILAAGDTASLLIPNDDVEPGTKIL
- a CDS encoding amino acid ABC transporter permease; this encodes MDQSEFLFQILLPVLLEGLVVTLKLILLTAPFGLILGILVAIGRTYGSKPISLLCKGAVAFIKGTPLLLMLFILYFGLPSIGITLSAFVASLVGFIMCNGAYNSEYIRGAISSVKEGQIIAAQALGMTRMQAVRHIILPQALIRAIPGLSNEFIYLIKYSSLAYMLTVIELTGAGKMVATKYFEFTEVFMIVGIGYLILVTITTIAVMLIERKVAVPGMTQSGRNMLDIL
- a CDS encoding amino acid ABC transporter ATP-binding protein, with protein sequence MENKERILRVENIHKSFGELEVLKGVSFDVTKGETICFIGPSGTGKSTLLRCINLLTQPDQGSVWLGDEEVTNSGKQINHFRQRIGMVFQNFFLFDHLTAVRNVEIALIKVKGMKPKEAREKALKELRQVGMEEWAEHYPAELSGGQAQRVSIARALAMDPDVILFDEPTSALDPELTREVLEVMKKLALAGMTMLVVTHEMGFACSVANRIMFMEHGEIKEQGSPEELMSDSKFERCKNFIGQFDSINGD
- a CDS encoding amino acid ABC transporter permease, translating into MDFSAVIIEWFPYLIGGIFATLGLVASALLLGVVFGLPMAVGQVYGKRPVRFLIGIYVWFFRGLPVLVLLFLFYFGIFPGLGMDIPAFFVGATVLGLRGAAYQSQIFRGAIQSVSEGQMIAARSVGMTKLQSIRNVILPQAVRVALPGWSNEYPNILTDSAVCYAIGVMELMTRTSQIVSQTYITMPIYLTCAGIFILLNYAGMKVIHLIEKKIEIPGFGTGAA
- a CDS encoding basic amino acid ABC transporter substrate-binding protein, with translation MNHKGLGLVLVLIMAVTVAFAGCTSSEATSAPVQSDVPEKTLYIVGIDGEYPPYSYIDSEGNAQGFDVESVKWIAEKQGFDVKIQPMAWDGIIPALMNGKIDMVYAGMTITDERKEKVNFSIPYWVVNQSVAVHEDSGYTLDDFKAGTLVIGAQRGTTGQIWVEENLIDTGLMPKENLKTYDNFPLVSEDLKNKRLDAAIYDKPPMLDAIAGKPIVIVGEINTGEEYGVAIRKDDVELLNQINEGITALMADPYWEELKTKYEMTE
- a CDS encoding phosphoesterase, giving the protein MGEKKGNSNSKRDNLLKAVSERKTEIVHLSHNDLDAAGCDAVHRMKYGTIFTIWSSVGSFPSFLRDIGALPGKGHLLSISDLGYCKDADKMVRAAIKNGWEVCWRDHHRWTDEELLSVKKTGATCIVDTTRCAAAICSGDLLPGDKTAEEVVRVVCDYDLWRNADPRSKMLGQICTKRVNLNPVRDRLAEGIITDAWINEEYRTIEKERQDAIKKSIRRMKIIESRYRIAFAPLFGYPSETAHEIRALYNTDIEVIYGTNGRFSIRSAVPISHLIARKFSGGGHPPAAGGTFTLTLKDKVSLLFLKKARCFDELVQVADTV